A genome region from candidate division KSB1 bacterium includes the following:
- the ppdK gene encoding pyruvate, phosphate dikinase, producing MSQKYVYKFGDGKAEGSTEMKNLLGGKGANLAEMNRIGIPVPAGFTITTEACTQWTQKGPEKTAKLIKDEVEDGVKHIESVMGLKFGDREDPLLLSVRSGARVSMPGMMDTVLNLGINDDAVVGLTKKSGNERFAWDSYRRFVQMYGDVVMGMKPESKEDIDPFEEIIENMKEKKGVELDTQLKVDDLKDLVKEFKAAVKRVTGQDFPTDPWEQLWGAIGAVFGSWQNERAIVYRRLNGIPGDWGTAVNVQSMVFGNMGDSSATGVAFTRDAATGEDVFNGEYLINAQGEDVVAGVRTPQEITLEGSKKWAERAEISEQERKEKYPSLEETMPKVYKQLRDVEEKLENHYKDMQDLEFTIQEGKLWLLQTRNGKRTGAAMVRMAIEMMEQGFIDEKTALMRVAPNRLDELLHPIFDMDQYKNSTVIGKGLPASPGAATGRVVFFADEAVEWKAKDEEVILVRIETSPEDLAGMDAANGILTARGGMTSHAAVVARGMGKCCVSGAGAVKINYRKREFEAEGKTFKEGDWISLNGTTGEVLEGKVATKEPEVSGTFAKLMELTEKFTKMHVRTNADTPHDSKVARDFGAKGIGLCRTEHMFFEGDRIKAMREMILSEDEKGRRKGLEKLLPYQREDFEGIFEAMDGLPVTVRLLDPPLHEFVPHEEKNQADMAKEMGVSPEKVKAKVDELAEFNPMLGHRGCRLGNTYPEITEMQARAIIEAALNCKDKGIDAKPEIMVPLIGTKAELDLQKDIITKTADKVFEERGKKIDYMVGTMIEIPRAALTADKVAESAEFFSFGTNDLTQMTFGYSRDDAGKFLPVYLDKNLLKEDPFQVLDQEGVGQLVELGTQRGRSTRPDLKVGICGEHGGEPQSVKFCAKVGMNYVSCSPFRVPIARLAAAQAALEQE from the coding sequence ATGTCTCAAAAATATGTGTACAAATTTGGTGATGGAAAAGCTGAAGGCTCAACCGAGATGAAAAATCTGTTGGGCGGCAAAGGCGCCAATCTTGCCGAGATGAATCGAATTGGTATTCCTGTGCCTGCCGGTTTTACCATAACAACTGAGGCCTGTACCCAATGGACTCAGAAAGGTCCTGAAAAAACTGCAAAGCTGATTAAAGATGAAGTTGAAGACGGCGTCAAACATATCGAATCCGTCATGGGCTTGAAATTCGGTGATCGGGAAGACCCTCTGCTTCTTTCTGTTCGTTCCGGCGCCCGCGTTTCCATGCCGGGTATGATGGACACGGTTTTGAATCTGGGAATCAATGATGATGCGGTTGTCGGTTTGACAAAAAAGTCCGGTAATGAACGCTTTGCCTGGGATTCCTACCGTCGTTTCGTACAGATGTACGGTGATGTGGTGATGGGCATGAAGCCGGAAAGCAAAGAGGATATTGATCCTTTTGAAGAAATTATCGAAAATATGAAAGAGAAAAAAGGCGTTGAACTGGACACCCAGCTAAAAGTGGATGATCTTAAAGATCTGGTTAAAGAGTTCAAGGCGGCTGTAAAACGCGTAACCGGCCAGGATTTTCCGACCGATCCGTGGGAACAGCTTTGGGGCGCTATCGGCGCTGTGTTTGGGTCCTGGCAGAATGAACGAGCCATTGTTTACCGCAGACTGAACGGCATCCCCGGCGATTGGGGAACGGCTGTGAATGTGCAGTCCATGGTTTTCGGTAATATGGGCGACAGTTCTGCAACCGGTGTTGCCTTTACCCGTGACGCCGCCACCGGCGAAGATGTGTTTAACGGCGAATACCTGATCAATGCTCAGGGCGAAGATGTGGTGGCCGGTGTGCGTACGCCGCAGGAAATTACTCTGGAAGGCTCGAAAAAATGGGCCGAGCGCGCTGAAATTTCCGAGCAGGAGCGCAAAGAAAAATACCCGTCACTGGAAGAAACCATGCCGAAAGTTTACAAACAGCTGCGTGATGTTGAAGAAAAGCTGGAAAATCACTATAAAGACATGCAGGACCTGGAATTTACCATTCAGGAAGGTAAATTGTGGCTGTTGCAGACCCGTAACGGCAAGCGAACCGGTGCTGCCATGGTTCGAATGGCCATTGAAATGATGGAACAGGGTTTTATCGACGAAAAAACCGCTCTCATGCGCGTCGCTCCCAACCGTCTGGATGAACTCCTGCACCCGATTTTTGATATGGATCAATATAAAAATTCCACTGTGATCGGAAAAGGTCTGCCGGCATCTCCCGGCGCTGCAACCGGCCGTGTGGTCTTTTTCGCCGATGAAGCCGTGGAATGGAAAGCAAAAGACGAAGAGGTAATTCTGGTCCGTATTGAAACCTCTCCCGAAGATCTCGCCGGTATGGATGCGGCCAATGGTATCCTGACCGCACGCGGCGGTATGACCTCTCACGCCGCTGTTGTGGCCCGCGGTATGGGAAAATGCTGTGTCTCCGGTGCCGGGGCTGTTAAAATCAATTATAGAAAACGCGAATTCGAAGCAGAAGGCAAAACCTTTAAAGAAGGCGACTGGATTTCATTGAACGGAACCACCGGTGAAGTTCTGGAAGGTAAAGTGGCCACAAAAGAACCCGAGGTTTCAGGTACGTTTGCCAAACTCATGGAACTGACCGAGAAATTCACGAAAATGCATGTGCGGACCAATGCGGATACGCCGCATGATTCCAAAGTTGCACGTGATTTCGGCGCCAAAGGTATCGGCCTATGCCGGACCGAGCATATGTTCTTTGAAGGCGACCGCATCAAAGCCATGCGCGAGATGATTCTGTCTGAAGACGAAAAAGGCCGCCGTAAAGGCCTGGAAAAGCTTCTGCCTTATCAGCGCGAAGACTTTGAGGGTATCTTTGAAGCGATGGACGGACTGCCGGTGACGGTACGTCTGCTGGATCCGCCTCTGCACGAATTTGTGCCGCATGAAGAGAAAAATCAGGCTGATATGGCCAAAGAGATGGGCGTGTCTCCGGAAAAAGTTAAAGCCAAAGTCGATGAACTGGCTGAATTCAATCCGATGCTGGGTCACCGCGGTTGTCGTCTGGGCAACACCTATCCGGAAATCACAGAAATGCAGGCGCGCGCCATTATTGAAGCGGCGCTCAACTGTAAAGATAAAGGCATTGATGCCAAACCCGAAATTATGGTGCCGCTGATTGGAACCAAGGCAGAACTGGACTTGCAGAAGGATATTATTACCAAAACTGCAGACAAGGTGTTTGAGGAACGCGGTAAAAAAATCGACTATATGGTTGGAACCATGATCGAGATTCCGCGCGCTGCTCTGACAGCCGATAAAGTTGCGGAAAGCGCTGAATTCTTTTCCTTTGGTACCAATGATCTGACCCAGATGACCTTTGGTTACAGCCGCGATGATGCCGGTAAATTCCTGCCGGTTTACCTGGACAAAAATCTTCTCAAGGAAGATCCCTTCCAGGTATTGGATCAGGAAGGTGTGGGACAGCTGGTTGAGTTGGGAACCCAGCGCGGCCGCAGCACCCGCCCCGACCTCAAGGTCGGAATCTGTGGTGAGCACGGCGGTGAACCTCAATCCGTCAAGTTCTGCGCCAAAGTTGGTATGAACTATGTATCCTGTTCTCCGTTCCGCGTGCCGATCGCGCGACTGGCCGCTGCTCAGGCTGCTCTTGAACAGGAATAA
- a CDS encoding LacI family DNA-binding transcriptional regulator codes for MKKPTTLQTIASDLGVSPTTVSRVLNHKADQYRISKTTRELVFSKARELHFIPNPMARGLKMQKTQTIGLVIPDISNPFFASIAKSVEQEARKYKYSIILCDSQEDMETEYASLSLLEQRKVDGMIIAPVGLQGGAIEQIHHGGTPVVIVDRYFPNTDVPFVGSDNYKGAYHAVQYLIKAGHRHIAFIQGIPDTTPNIDRLRGYRDALQASDLPFNDTLIVGDSFGEENGYLEMKILARHHPRPTAVFAASNLISLGALKALAEKGLYVPDDISMISFDEQPYSNLLKTPMTTVAQQNMEIGQIAVKILFRQISNTKLEFNKNITLSTKMIVRDSVKRINQSL; via the coding sequence ATGAAAAAACCAACCACACTACAAACCATTGCCAGTGACCTGGGCGTTTCGCCCACCACGGTGTCGCGGGTATTGAATCACAAAGCCGATCAATACCGCATCAGTAAGACAACACGCGAGCTTGTTTTCAGCAAAGCGCGTGAGTTGCATTTCATTCCCAATCCGATGGCGCGCGGACTCAAAATGCAAAAAACTCAGACAATTGGTTTGGTGATTCCTGATATTTCCAATCCCTTTTTTGCAAGCATTGCCAAAAGTGTGGAGCAGGAAGCCCGAAAATATAAATACTCGATCATTTTATGCGATTCACAGGAGGATATGGAGACGGAATACGCTTCCTTGTCCCTGCTGGAACAGAGAAAAGTGGACGGTATGATCATTGCTCCGGTCGGATTGCAGGGCGGTGCAATTGAACAAATCCATCATGGCGGCACACCCGTTGTGATCGTTGATCGGTATTTTCCGAACACGGACGTTCCGTTTGTGGGATCAGACAATTACAAGGGTGCGTACCATGCGGTCCAGTACCTGATCAAGGCCGGTCATCGCCACATTGCCTTTATCCAGGGAATTCCCGATACCACTCCCAACATAGACCGCTTGCGCGGTTACCGGGACGCCCTGCAGGCGTCAGATTTGCCATTTAACGATACCTTAATCGTGGGCGACAGTTTCGGTGAAGAAAACGGCTATCTGGAGATGAAAATACTCGCCCGCCATCATCCACGTCCCACCGCTGTATTCGCAGCCAGCAACCTGATATCATTGGGGGCTTTGAAAGCTTTGGCGGAAAAAGGACTTTATGTGCCGGATGATATATCCATGATATCATTCGATGAACAGCCTTATTCCAATCTCCTTAAAACGCCCATGACCACGGTGGCGCAGCAAAATATGGAAATCGGTCAAATTGCCGTCAAGATTCTGTTCAGACAAATCAGCAACACCAAACTGGAATTCAATAAAAATATCACATTATCCACAAAAATGATTGTTCGCGACTCTGTAAAAAGGATCAACCAATCCCTCTAG
- a CDS encoding rubrerythrin family protein yields MSTKDNLKEAFAGESQANRMYLAFAARAEKDGLHQVAKLFRAAAEAETVHALAHFRVMEGINDTIENLKAAIEGEGYEFQTMYPDFVEQAKQDGEKKAQKSFEFAMAVEKIHHDLYSKALEAVENGQDMPETPVYVCPVCGNTVEGDVPDSCPICNVPGSKFKEI; encoded by the coding sequence ATGTCTACAAAAGATAATCTCAAGGAAGCGTTTGCAGGTGAAAGTCAAGCCAACCGGATGTATCTGGCCTTTGCAGCCAGGGCTGAAAAAGACGGACTGCATCAGGTGGCCAAACTGTTTCGGGCCGCTGCCGAGGCTGAAACCGTGCATGCATTGGCTCATTTTCGCGTGATGGAAGGGATCAATGATACGATTGAAAATCTCAAGGCCGCCATCGAAGGTGAAGGCTATGAGTTTCAAACCATGTATCCTGATTTTGTAGAGCAGGCCAAACAGGACGGGGAGAAAAAGGCACAAAAGTCTTTTGAGTTTGCCATGGCTGTTGAAAAAATACATCATGATCTGTATTCCAAAGCTCTTGAGGCCGTGGAAAACGGACAGGATATGCCGGAAACGCCGGTTTATGTTTGTCCGGTCTGCGGCAATACAGTCGAAGGCGATGTGCCGGATTCCTGTCCGATTTGTAATGTGCCGGGCAGCAAATTTAAAGAGATTTAA
- a CDS encoding GRP family sugar transporter translates to MVVVQSYAVAVVMCFVTMLCWGSWANTQKLASKEWKFQLFYWDYALGVLLLSLVFAFTLGSLGSLGRSFLPDLAQADASALGSAFLGGVVFNFANILIVVAIDIAGMAVAFPVGIGLALVIGVISNYLAVPVGNPVVLFGGVGFVVLAIVLDSIAYKRLSSGRQQSTAKGLLFSVIGGVAMGFFYRFVAASMSENFLHPQAGKMTPYTAVVVFAVGLLLSNFLWNTILMRKPVSGEPVSYRDYFKKGNPRLHLIGILGGIIWSIGMSFSIIAAGEAGYAISYGLGQGATMIAALWGVFIWKEFKNAPKGTTPLITLMFIFFFVGLGLIIWARVA, encoded by the coding sequence ATGGTCGTCGTACAATCGTATGCTGTTGCCGTTGTCATGTGTTTTGTGACAATGCTGTGCTGGGGGTCCTGGGCCAACACTCAGAAGCTTGCCAGCAAAGAATGGAAATTTCAGTTGTTTTACTGGGATTATGCACTGGGCGTGCTGTTATTATCCCTGGTTTTCGCGTTTACACTCGGAAGTCTCGGTTCACTGGGACGCAGCTTTCTTCCGGACCTGGCTCAGGCGGATGCCTCTGCGCTCGGATCAGCCTTTTTGGGCGGAGTTGTATTCAATTTTGCCAATATTCTGATTGTTGTGGCCATCGACATTGCCGGTATGGCCGTCGCCTTTCCGGTGGGCATTGGCTTGGCGCTGGTGATCGGCGTGATTTCCAACTATCTGGCGGTACCTGTCGGAAATCCGGTTGTGTTGTTCGGCGGTGTTGGATTTGTCGTGCTGGCGATTGTACTGGATTCGATCGCCTACAAACGTTTATCCAGCGGCAGACAGCAAAGCACGGCCAAAGGACTGCTTTTTTCCGTCATCGGCGGTGTGGCGATGGGATTTTTCTACCGTTTTGTGGCTGCATCCATGTCGGAAAACTTTTTACACCCCCAGGCCGGTAAAATGACACCTTACACTGCTGTGGTCGTATTTGCAGTGGGACTACTGCTGTCCAATTTTCTCTGGAACACCATTCTCATGCGCAAACCCGTGTCCGGCGAACCGGTAAGTTACCGCGATTATTTTAAAAAAGGAAATCCGCGCTTACATTTGATCGGCATTTTGGGCGGTATCATCTGGAGTATCGGCATGTCATTCAGCATCATTGCAGCAGGGGAAGCCGGTTATGCCATTTCCTACGGATTGGGGCAGGGCGCCACCATGATCGCCGCGTTGTGGGGTGTATTTATCTGGAAAGAATTCAAAAACGCGCCCAAAGGCACCACTCCTCTCATCACATTGATGTTTATCTTTTTCTTTGTGGGACTGGGATTGATCATCTGGGCGCGTGTCGCGTGA
- the tmk gene encoding dTMP kinase, which yields MTQTKEKNGIFITFEGIDGSGKSTQAAKFSDALINSGIESVVVRDPGGPRVSESIRKVLLDAANSGMSSITELLLYEAARAQLVEETIKPALADGRFVICDRFYDSTTAYQGYARQLDLDIVEHANQIGSCGLVPDYTFYIDMKPDKALDRLTRSKTKQDRMEAEGIRFQTRVRLGYLDIAKQYPDRFMVVNGDNSVETVHKEIINAWKYVYEDKKR from the coding sequence GCGGCAAGAGCACACAGGCGGCCAAATTTTCCGACGCGCTGATAAATTCGGGAATTGAAAGTGTTGTGGTGCGAGACCCCGGTGGACCCCGGGTTTCCGAGTCCATTCGCAAGGTACTGCTGGACGCGGCGAATAGCGGCATGTCGTCAATCACAGAACTGCTTCTGTACGAAGCGGCGCGCGCTCAGCTGGTTGAGGAAACGATAAAACCTGCCTTGGCCGATGGCCGGTTTGTCATTTGTGACCGATTTTATGATTCCACCACGGCGTACCAGGGATATGCCCGTCAACTTGACCTGGATATTGTCGAACACGCCAACCAAATCGGTTCCTGCGGTCTGGTGCCGGACTATACTTTTTATATCGATATGAAACCCGACAAGGCTCTTGACCGTTTAACACGTTCCAAAACGAAACAGGATCGGATGGAAGCAGAAGGAATACGGTTTCAAACCCGGGTGAGGCTGGGTTATCTGGATATCGCAAAACAATATCCGGATCGCTTTATGGTTGTAAATGGAGATAACTCTGTTGAAACTGTTCACAAGGAAATAATAAACGCCTGGAAATATGTTTATGAAGATAAAAAAAGATGA
- a CDS encoding S41 family peptidase, translating to MKIKKDEKVKLMRQYGIKLLVLFLLLTSWSTVLMCQDKRDLYSDTRENIHLYGEVYKKVVGSYVEPVDPEAFMRAGIDGMMNALDPYTIYLKKEAQENIELMTKGKYYGVGMRITVRNGWPTCAEQPFPNSPAQKASIREGDKIIEIDGESTKNLSLTETASRLRGEEKGSKVRIKIRRVGVEEPISITLIRDEIVISVIQYKGMVEPGIGLINVNVFNRGAGEQVKTALEELLDQGMESLILDLRGNPGGLLDVAVNVLSNFFDDNTMVVYTKGRNQRTDQEYRTEGIPIFANKPLIVLVDQYSASASEIVSGAIQDLDRGVVIGHETFGKGLVQNVIPLDRKGRHQLKMTTAKYYLPSGRLIQRSDVFKRNGESVLLDPVQEDSIRPVYTTENGRQVYGGGGIRPDIEIDNEKLSRYVSMLRFHSLFFNFSLRYAADHNPTEKDFTVDKDMLDTFFTFVDTSDFEYSPEGMAELDSLETIARRNGFYEQFEPQIEILRDKFQSVESKERSESINDIKFMIKQELAAKWFGNDASYVTRFERDEVIKKAIDILKNEQEYQNQIKLNIEN from the coding sequence ATGAAGATAAAAAAAGATGAAAAGGTAAAATTGATGAGACAATATGGCATCAAATTATTGGTTTTGTTTCTGCTGTTGACGAGTTGGTCAACAGTCTTGATGTGTCAGGACAAACGGGATCTGTATTCGGATACTCGCGAAAACATTCATCTCTATGGTGAAGTTTATAAAAAAGTGGTAGGCTCATATGTCGAACCGGTTGATCCGGAAGCATTTATGCGGGCCGGAATTGATGGTATGATGAACGCCCTGGACCCATACACGATTTATCTGAAAAAGGAAGCCCAGGAAAATATTGAACTGATGACAAAAGGCAAATATTATGGAGTCGGTATGCGCATTACAGTGCGCAACGGTTGGCCCACCTGTGCTGAACAGCCGTTTCCCAACAGTCCGGCTCAAAAGGCGAGCATTCGGGAAGGCGATAAAATAATCGAGATTGACGGGGAATCAACAAAAAATTTGTCGTTGACGGAAACCGCCTCGCGGCTGCGTGGTGAAGAAAAAGGCTCCAAAGTCCGGATCAAGATTCGCCGTGTTGGAGTGGAAGAGCCGATTTCCATCACATTGATTCGCGATGAGATTGTCATATCCGTGATTCAGTACAAAGGAATGGTAGAACCCGGAATCGGTCTGATTAATGTGAATGTGTTTAACCGCGGAGCCGGAGAACAGGTGAAAACCGCGCTGGAAGAGCTGCTGGATCAGGGAATGGAAAGTCTGATTCTGGACCTGCGGGGCAATCCGGGCGGATTGCTCGATGTGGCTGTTAATGTGCTGAGCAATTTTTTCGATGATAATACCATGGTTGTATATACCAAAGGACGCAATCAGCGAACGGATCAGGAATACCGCACAGAGGGTATTCCGATATTCGCCAATAAACCGCTGATTGTTCTGGTGGATCAATATTCTGCGTCCGCCTCTGAAATCGTTTCCGGGGCTATACAGGACTTGGACCGGGGTGTGGTCATCGGTCATGAAACCTTTGGAAAAGGCCTGGTGCAGAACGTGATCCCTCTGGACCGCAAAGGCAGACATCAGCTGAAAATGACCACGGCAAAATACTACCTTCCCAGCGGACGGCTGATCCAGCGTTCTGATGTCTTTAAACGCAACGGCGAATCGGTATTGCTTGATCCCGTGCAAGAAGATTCGATCCGGCCTGTATATACCACGGAAAACGGCAGACAGGTATATGGTGGCGGCGGGATACGTCCGGATATAGAGATCGACAATGAAAAACTGTCCCGCTATGTGTCCATGCTGCGGTTTCATTCTCTGTTTTTTAATTTTAGTCTTCGTTATGCCGCCGATCACAACCCGACGGAAAAGGACTTTACTGTTGATAAGGATATGCTGGACACATTTTTCACCTTTGTGGATACCAGTGATTTTGAATACAGTCCGGAGGGAATGGCTGAACTGGACAGTCTGGAAACCATAGCCAGGAGGAACGGTTTCTATGAGCAATTTGAACCTCAGATTGAAATCCTCCGGGACAAGTTTCAATCTGTTGAAAGTAAAGAACGCAGCGAATCGATAAATGACATCAAGTTTATGATCAAGCAGGAGCTGGCTGCAAAATGGTTCGGGAATGACGCGTCTTATGTCACGCGATTTGAGCGCGACGAGGTGATCAAAAAAGCGATCGATATTCTGAAAAATGAGCAAGAGTACCAGAATCAAATAAAATTGAATATTGAGAATTGA
- a CDS encoding type II CAAX endopeptidase family protein has product MKQVKYGLLVFYGFAFMISWTFWLLMSRVVVGGSPFNPLTILLSTLGAAGPLLALLILDRIGGTHHLKTIFSTLRIRSAGKGLLALCVLALPLLRIAGNAIHALKPNASFQIIKDGPADLGWAVIPVMLIHFATAFFTSPLLEEPGWRGFALPRLQSRFGTLAGSAVVGVLWWLWHQPMNIAFGIEPSLYGFLSMLSVSFVIDSLYNRSGRNLLTAMLVHQSGGTVIMFFYQPDHNLIALLPLMLFAIALNVLSYQNTPVPESIER; this is encoded by the coding sequence ATGAAACAGGTAAAGTATGGGTTGCTGGTTTTTTACGGATTTGCCTTTATGATTTCCTGGACATTCTGGCTGCTCATGTCCCGGGTGGTGGTCGGCGGCTCGCCGTTTAATCCGCTGACCATTCTGCTCTCGACGCTGGGGGCGGCCGGACCGCTGCTGGCGTTGTTGATTTTGGACCGGATCGGCGGAACCCATCATCTGAAAACTATTTTTTCAACCCTGCGTATTCGCAGCGCCGGCAAAGGACTTTTAGCGCTGTGCGTGCTGGCGCTGCCGCTGCTGCGTATTGCCGGGAATGCGATTCACGCTTTAAAGCCGAATGCATCGTTTCAGATTATCAAAGACGGTCCTGCCGATTTGGGGTGGGCGGTGATTCCGGTGATGCTTATTCATTTTGCCACGGCGTTTTTCACCAGTCCGCTGCTGGAAGAACCTGGATGGCGGGGATTTGCGCTGCCGCGTCTGCAGTCCCGGTTCGGTACGCTGGCCGGAAGTGCGGTTGTCGGCGTGCTGTGGTGGCTGTGGCATCAGCCTATGAATATAGCGTTTGGTATTGAACCGAGCCTTTATGGATTTCTCTCCATGCTGTCGGTGTCGTTTGTGATCGATTCCCTGTACAACCGGTCCGGTCGAAATCTGCTGACCGCCATGCTGGTTCACCAATCCGGCGGTACGGTGATTATGTTTTTTTATCAGCCGGATCATAATCTCATTGCGCTGCTGCCGTTGATGCTGTTTGCAATTGCTTTGAACGTATTGTCCTATCAAAATACGCCTGTTCCTGAATCTATCGAAAGGTGA